In the Sarcophilus harrisii chromosome 1, mSarHar1.11, whole genome shotgun sequence genome, one interval contains:
- the TMEM200C gene encoding transmembrane protein 200C — translation MIATGGLLRISARKQDPLRPQSQVPKRKRKAKKKRKNDVVVVKGKLKLCSISGLIALCGILVLLVGIAMAVVGYWPKGSGTHREGTKQLSPGGNGHRALATANSSARASSNKHPSRDHPGVLSLANAESNSSSIFATKSMPPTRAAAPSSSSSSSSSSSSASVGFLFQLFSGYLHSDKLKVFGPLIMGIGIFLFICANAVLHENRDKKTKIINLRDLYSTVIDVHSLRAKDLAAAAAAAAAAASSSSAAPAGPPAASPLNGFISYVQSRGLELKPGGGSPGDAYGAAALLAKGSWPPPALGGARGPASPPDLASSPRCPREPPSLAEAVYSIYRERSMLAGRRRAAAAAAAAVAAAAAAAAAGSGSPPPCSPPESWGRPSTASSVVGSSLSAFALLPLQGDRERVGDGDGDGEGASCSWQRSPGERGSREIPRGELELSLTDLREGAGRCGRRRREPRGSRDQGAGAAAAAAPTVTTRGQGGRLPRTGKYSALRRQSTSGLLDCRRSASPGPSPAPSVTEVDVDVLAEASTATPPPLGASPPASAQADPRDSPSDQSSSNKGYSPLQEAGTSLESITDTPARKTQDCAEDPAREGSPREGSPRERQTVGQPQPVQRQFTKKEKLIMISRSHAIGMEDGELENTGL, via the coding sequence ATGATCGCCACAGGGGGCCTCCTTAGGATCTCCGCAAGAAAGCAAGATCCTCTCCGCCCGCAGAGCCAGGTCCCCAAGCGTAAGAGGAAAGCCAAAAAGAAGCGCAAGAACGACGTGGTGGTAGTGAAGGGCAAGTTGAAGCTGTGCTCCATCTCGGGCCTGATCGCCCTCTGCGGGATCCTGGTACTTCTGGTAGGCATAGCCATGGCCGTGGTGGGCTACTGGCCCAAAGGCAGTGGGACCCACCGGGAAGGCACCAAGCAACTGTCCCCAGGGGGGAACGGGCATAGGGCCCTGGCCACCGCCAACAGCAGTGCCAGGGCCAGCAGCAACAAACACCCGTCGAGGGACCACCCGGGTGTTCTCAGTCTAGCTAACGCAGAGTCCAACTCGAGCTCCATTTTTGCCACTAAGAGCATGCCCCCTACCCGGGCGGctgccccttcctcctcctcctcctcctcctcttcctcttcgtCCGCTTCGGTAGgttttctcttccaactcttcTCCGGCTACTTGCATTCTGACAAGCTCAAAGTCTTCGGGCCCCTCATCATGGGCATAGGCATCTTCCTCTTCATCTGCGCCAACGCCGTGCTCCACGAGAACCGAGACAAGAAGACCAAGATCATCAACTTGCGGGACCTCTATTCCACCGTCATCGACGTGCACAGCCTCCGAGCCAAAGAcctggcggcggcggcggccgccgCGGCCGCTGCCGCCTCGTCCTCTTCGGCCGCCCCCGCGGGCCCCCCAGCAGCGTCCCCCCTTAATGGTTTCATCAGCTATGTGCAGTCCCGGGGCTTGGAGCTCAAGCCCGGCGGCGGCAGCCCGGGAGACGCCTACGGGGCAGCGGCTTTGCTGGCCAAGGGTTCCTGGCCCCCGCCGGCGCTGGGAGGCGCCAGGGGCCCCGCGTCCCCGCCCGACTTGGCTTCGTCCCCGCGCTGCCCGCGGGAGCCCCCCAGCCTGGCCGAGGCGGTGTACAGCATCTATCGGGAGCGCTCCATGCTGGCCGGTCGCCGCCgggcagccgccgccgccgccgccgccgtggccgccgccgccgccgccgccgcagccgGCAGCGGCAGCCCCCCGCCCTGCAGCCCCCCGGAGAGCTGGGGGCGGCCGAGCACGGCCAGCTCCGTGGTGGGCTCGTCCCTCAGCGCGTTCGCGCTGCTGCCCTTGCAGGGGGACCGGGAGCGCGTCGGGGACGGGGACGGGGACGGGGAGGGAGCCAGCTGCAGCTGGCAGCGGTCTCCCGGGGAGAGGGGCTCCCGGGAGATCCCGCGGGGGGAGCTTGAGTTGAGTCTGACGGATCTCCGCGAGGGTGCGGGCCGCTGTGGCCGCAGGCGCAGGGAGCCCCGCGGGTCCCGGGACCAGGGAGCCGGAGCCGCGGCGGCTGCGGCGCCGACCGTCACCACGAGGGGGCAGGGCGGCCGTCTGCCCAGGACCGGCAAATACTCGGCCTTGAGACGCCAGAGCACAAGCGGTCTCCTCGACTGCAGGAGGTCCGCGTCCCCAGGCCCCTCTCCCGCCCCCAGCGTGACCGAGGTGGACGTGGACGTGCTGGCGGAAGCCTCCACCGCCACCCCGCCGCCCCTGGGGGCCTCTCCTCCCGCCTCGGCCCAGGCGGACCCCAGAGACTCCCCGTCGGATCAATCCAGCAGCAATAAGGGCTACTCCCCACTGCAGGAGGCGGGCACCTCCTTGGAGTCTATCACCGACACACCAGCCAGGAAAACCCAGGACTGTGCAGAGGACCCGGCCCGGGAGGGGAGCCCCCGGGAGGGGAGCCCCCGGGAGCGACAGACAGTAGGGCAACCTCAGCCAGTGCAGAGGCAgtttacaaaaaaagagaaactcaTTATGATCTCCCGGTCTCATGCCATAGGGATGGAGGATGGAGAATTGGAAAACACAGGCCTGTAG